In Deinococcus psychrotolerans, a genomic segment contains:
- a CDS encoding DNA gyrase subunit B — MTSSDLPEVALSPEQVQEPEQFQQQPFQEYDASQISVLKGLEAVRKRPGMYVQGGTGVDGYHQLMTEIIDNAIDEGLAGFADEVHIIMHAGGAATVTDNGRGIPVDIMKSEGRSAIEVIFTELHAGGKFGQGAYKVSGGLHGVGSSVVNALSTYLDVTVNKHGQLHHIRFEKGDVVTPLEVLGDTPADVRWATKVSFLPDAEVFNEFDNSFNYDRIRGRLRELAYLTGLKIVLRDERIELHGDQIKEETFHEKGGIANFARALVIDDTKLLYDQPIVMRGRHSGVDVEVAFIHANTYSSDNILTYANMIRTRDGGTPLTGFKTAYTRILNKYARDKNMIKAGNPIPGGDDLLEGIYCVVSVKVEEPQFESQAKVKLLNSEAQTAVNAVVGDKFAEFLEENPKIGKTIVEKAAEAARAREAARKARDIIRRSNPLENDDLPGKLADCSSQDPAESELFIVEGNSAGGSAKGGRERRFQAILPLRGKILNVEKAELNKILKNAEIRSLIGAIGAGVEGTGDNVHFDLSNLRYHKVIIMTDADMDGGHITTLLLTFFFRYMRPIVEQGHLYIAQPPLYRIVVGRQTSGNKGTYLYAEDELKKHVAAANKEGKKYEIQRFKGLGEMNADQLWDTTMNPEGRVLKRVSIEDLIIANEVFEALMGTDVGPRKEFIRENARFAEISI, encoded by the coding sequence ATGACCTCATCTGATTTGCCCGAAGTGGCGCTGTCTCCCGAACAAGTCCAAGAGCCTGAGCAGTTTCAGCAACAACCCTTCCAAGAATATGACGCCAGCCAGATCAGCGTCCTCAAAGGCCTAGAAGCGGTTCGCAAACGCCCCGGCATGTACGTGCAGGGCGGCACCGGCGTTGACGGCTACCACCAACTGATGACCGAGATCATCGACAACGCCATCGACGAGGGTCTGGCGGGCTTTGCCGATGAAGTGCATATCATCATGCACGCAGGCGGCGCGGCCACCGTCACCGACAACGGGCGCGGCATTCCGGTGGACATCATGAAGTCCGAGGGCCGCAGCGCCATCGAAGTGATTTTCACCGAACTGCACGCGGGCGGCAAGTTTGGCCAGGGTGCTTACAAGGTGTCAGGCGGCCTCCACGGCGTCGGCAGCAGCGTGGTCAACGCCCTGAGTACCTACCTCGACGTGACCGTCAACAAGCACGGCCAGCTCCACCACATCCGCTTTGAAAAGGGCGATGTGGTCACGCCGCTGGAAGTGCTGGGCGACACCCCAGCCGACGTGCGCTGGGCCACCAAAGTCAGCTTCTTGCCGGACGCCGAGGTGTTCAACGAGTTCGACAACAGCTTCAACTACGACCGCATCCGGGGTCGTCTGCGGGAGCTGGCGTACCTGACCGGCCTCAAGATCGTGCTGCGCGACGAGCGCATTGAGCTTCACGGCGACCAGATCAAGGAAGAAACTTTCCACGAGAAGGGCGGTATCGCCAACTTTGCCCGCGCTCTGGTGATCGATGACACCAAGCTGCTGTACGACCAGCCCATCGTGATGCGCGGACGCCACAGCGGCGTGGACGTGGAAGTGGCGTTCATTCACGCAAACACCTACTCCAGCGACAACATCTTGACCTACGCCAACATGATCCGCACCCGCGACGGCGGCACGCCGCTGACCGGCTTCAAAACCGCTTACACCCGCATCCTGAACAAGTACGCCCGCGACAAGAACATGATCAAGGCCGGAAACCCCATCCCCGGCGGAGACGACCTCTTGGAAGGCATCTACTGCGTGGTCTCAGTGAAGGTGGAAGAGCCGCAGTTCGAGTCGCAAGCCAAAGTCAAGCTGCTCAACAGCGAGGCGCAGACCGCCGTCAACGCGGTGGTGGGCGACAAGTTCGCCGAATTCTTGGAGGAGAACCCCAAGATCGGCAAAACCATCGTCGAGAAGGCCGCCGAAGCCGCACGTGCGCGTGAAGCGGCCCGCAAGGCACGCGACATCATCCGCCGCAGCAATCCGCTGGAAAATGATGATCTGCCGGGCAAACTAGCCGACTGCTCCTCGCAGGACCCCGCCGAGAGCGAGCTGTTTATTGTGGAAGGCAACTCGGCAGGCGGCAGCGCTAAAGGCGGACGCGAACGCCGCTTCCAGGCGATTTTGCCGCTCAGGGGCAAGATTCTCAATGTCGAGAAAGCCGAACTTAATAAAATCCTCAAGAACGCTGAAATTCGCTCACTGATCGGGGCCATTGGCGCGGGCGTGGAGGGAACCGGCGACAACGTTCACTTCGACCTCTCCAACTTGCGGTACCACAAAGTCATTATCATGACTGACGCCGACATGGACGGCGGACACATCACCACGCTGCTGCTGACCTTTTTCTTCCGGTATATGCGCCCTATCGTGGAGCAGGGCCACCTTTACATTGCCCAGCCGCCGCTTTACCGCATCGTGGTTGGCCGTCAGACCAGCGGCAACAAAGGCACTTATCTGTATGCCGAAGACGAGCTGAAAAAGCACGTGGCCGCTGCCAACAAAGAAGGCAAGAAGTACGAGATTCAGCGCTTTAAGGGCCTGGGCGAGATGAACGCCGACCAACTTTGGGACACCACCATGAATCCCGAAGGCCGGGTACTCAAGCGCGTCAGCATCGAAGATCTGATTATTGCCAACGAAGTCTTTGAAGCTTTGATGGGAACGGACGTGGGGCCGCGCAAGGAATTTATCCGCGAGAATGCCCGCTTCGCCGAAATCAGTATTTAA
- a CDS encoding fasciclin domain-containing protein, with product MFKKTLLLTTALVLAPSAFAAGETPTLPNNSIAGIVVSNPDFSTLLAAVEAAGLVDTLNGYGPFTVFAPTNAAFAKVPADQLKALLNDPAKLKAVLLYHVVSGRVMAADVVTMTSAKSLQGSPLNIMVNGSTVMVNDATVTATDISATNGVIHVIDTVLLPPN from the coding sequence ATGTTTAAGAAAACCCTGCTTTTGACGACAGCCTTGGTTCTCGCTCCCTCTGCGTTCGCTGCTGGTGAAACCCCCACCTTACCCAACAACAGCATCGCTGGAATCGTGGTGAGCAATCCCGACTTCAGCACGTTGCTGGCAGCCGTAGAAGCCGCTGGTTTGGTGGATACGCTGAACGGCTACGGCCCCTTCACGGTGTTTGCGCCGACCAACGCGGCCTTTGCCAAGGTGCCAGCCGATCAGCTCAAAGCGCTGCTGAACGATCCGGCCAAACTCAAGGCCGTACTGCTCTACCACGTCGTGTCGGGAAGAGTCATGGCGGCAGACGTGGTCACCATGACCAGCGCCAAGAGCTTGCAAGGCTCTCCGCTGAATATCATGGTCAATGGCAGCACCGTGATGGTCAATGACGCCACCGTCACCGCGACCGATATTTCGGCGACCAACGGTGTGATTCATGTGATTGATACTGTATTGCTGCCGCCCAACTGA
- a CDS encoding DMT family transporter, producing MNPYLMLIFAIVLEVIGTSALRASAGFSKLLPSLVVALGYGGAFYLISKVLTALPLGLTYAIWSGVGTALTALIGWFYFRDAFSSLALLGIALIIAGVVVLNLGGAAHGK from the coding sequence GTGAATCCCTACTTGATGCTGATCTTCGCCATCGTGCTGGAAGTTATCGGCACCTCTGCGCTCAGGGCCAGCGCGGGGTTTTCCAAGCTGCTGCCGAGTCTGGTGGTGGCGCTCGGCTACGGCGGCGCGTTTTACCTGATCAGCAAAGTGCTGACCGCCTTGCCGCTGGGCCTGACCTACGCCATCTGGTCAGGTGTGGGCACGGCGCTGACCGCCTTGATCGGCTGGTTTTACTTCCGTGACGCTTTCAGTTCGCTGGCCCTGCTCGGCATCGCCCTGATTATCGCGGGCGTGGTGGTGCTGAACCTGGGCGGCGCGGCACACGGCAAGTAA
- the rapZ gene encoding RNase adapter RapZ, whose amino-acid sequence MTFIVISGLSGSGKSTALKTLEDADYFATDNLPPELWGALGDLAAARSIDRVAVTTDARTRDFLAALDSSLLRLKQRRRDVRVLFLEADAEVLLKRYNLTRREHPLGDPSLMLDFRRERDLLAPLRAVSDTVIDTTTFSAADLNKRLLDWLNITSSFDLRLFTFGFKHAPPRDVDLVLDMRTLPNPFYSPELREKTGLDADVAAYVFQDGASEAFYQHTLTFLRDVAERARTGGRHSYNVAIGCTGGQHRSVAVAARLERDLTDLGARIIDHRDMPTQGG is encoded by the coding sequence ATGACCTTTATCGTGATTTCCGGCTTATCGGGCAGCGGCAAAAGCACGGCGCTCAAAACGCTGGAAGACGCCGATTATTTTGCCACCGACAACTTGCCGCCGGAGCTGTGGGGAGCGCTGGGCGACCTCGCGGCGGCCCGCAGCATTGACCGGGTGGCCGTGACCACCGACGCCCGAACCCGCGATTTTCTGGCGGCTTTAGACAGCAGCTTGTTGCGCCTTAAGCAGCGTCGCCGTGACGTGCGGGTGCTGTTTTTGGAAGCCGACGCCGAGGTGCTGCTCAAGCGCTACAACCTGACCCGACGCGAACACCCGCTGGGTGATCCGAGTTTGATGCTGGACTTCCGGCGCGAACGTGACCTGCTCGCGCCGCTGCGGGCCGTTTCCGATACGGTGATTGACACCACCACCTTCAGCGCCGCCGATCTCAACAAACGGCTGCTCGACTGGCTCAATATCACCAGCAGCTTTGATTTGCGCTTGTTTACCTTCGGCTTCAAACACGCCCCGCCCCGCGACGTGGATCTGGTGCTGGATATGCGGACGCTGCCCAATCCGTTTTACTCGCCGGAACTGCGCGAGAAAACGGGTTTAGACGCTGATGTGGCCGCCTACGTGTTTCAAGACGGAGCCAGCGAAGCCTTTTATCAGCACACCCTCACTTTTTTGCGCGACGTGGCGGAGCGTGCCCGCACTGGAGGGCGGCACAGTTATAATGTCGCCATCGGCTGCACGGGAGGCCAGCACCGCAGCGTGGCGGTGGCGGCCCGCCTGGAGCGTGACCTTACCGATTTGGGCGCACGCATCATCGACCACCGCGACATGCCGACTCAGGGAGGCTAA
- a CDS encoding SIS domain-containing protein, whose protein sequence is MLPKTSLIDDLLSLPSSYQGPTRALTAPYGIVGVGAGALSAAVLDTLVERKLTKEGTQIVLESADAAQIARDYAGLSEVSGAAVVRAGVQQIGASNRDLTFLAPSGIGATYHLAQFAAYATGHAEDAQAADKLLGALAVKCAPDVDEGNPARDLAWTLWQRTPLLLAAPEDAALTHIWQHLLARVGKTLSIAIAEEPLYVVTGAFEAQHEKGDSKVAVILGDETPELLLAREVLETRIDEVLQVPFPEESSGYAGTLALWYFGAWVAAYLAERHGISAEDSSALKEVLKVLSVGEAVDESGLEA, encoded by the coding sequence ATGTTGCCCAAGACCTCTTTGATTGACGACCTGCTGAGCTTGCCTTCTTCTTATCAGGGGCCGACCCGCGCCCTCACCGCGCCTTACGGTATCGTGGGGGTGGGTGCGGGAGCGCTGAGCGCCGCCGTGCTGGACACTCTGGTTGAGCGCAAACTCACCAAAGAAGGCACCCAGATCGTGCTGGAAAGTGCCGACGCCGCCCAGATCGCCCGCGACTACGCCGGACTCAGCGAAGTCAGCGGCGCGGCGGTGGTGCGGGCGGGCGTTCAGCAAATCGGCGCGTCCAACCGCGATTTGACTTTTCTGGCTCCCAGCGGTATCGGCGCGACCTACCATCTGGCCCAGTTCGCCGCTTACGCCACCGGACACGCCGAAGACGCCCAAGCCGCCGACAAGCTGCTCGGCGCTCTGGCCGTCAAGTGCGCTCCCGACGTGGACGAAGGCAACCCCGCCCGCGATTTGGCTTGGACGCTGTGGCAACGCACGCCGCTGCTGCTGGCCGCTCCCGAAGACGCCGCACTGACCCACATCTGGCAGCATCTGCTGGCCCGCGTCGGCAAAACGCTGAGCATCGCTATTGCCGAGGAGCCGCTGTACGTGGTGACCGGCGCGTTTGAAGCCCAGCACGAAAAGGGTGACAGCAAGGTGGCCGTCATTCTGGGTGACGAAACGCCGGAGCTGCTGCTGGCCCGTGAAGTGCTGGAGACGCGAATTGATGAAGTGCTGCAAGTTCCGTTTCCAGAAGAGTCGAGTGGCTACGCGGGCACGCTGGCCCTCTGGTACTTCGGCGCGTGGGTCGCAGCTTACCTGGCCGAACGGCACGGCATCAGCGCCGAGGACAGCTCCGCTCTGAAAGAAGTCTTGAAAGTCCTGAGCGTGGGCGAAGCGGTGGACGAAAGCGGGCTGGAAGCGTAG
- a CDS encoding cytochrome P450, with the protein MTTKTLPVAPGLPLLGSLIPMVRDTETFLARQYRRLGPCYRVKILGQSLIVVGGPTAAETMTNNTGEMDAWDTWEGMIREFGGRQVLTMLEGADHLKYRAAARNGFAKSRVLEQLPLIMELTHQALDQTRVSGHLKVVPFAQRLVADCIGTLTLGRRPGPHLNDFITYWHAQLAVHIVGSARPSSLRRPAYLKAQQSARAIAQDILDQADTPEGLPALSSTYVADLRGLMTERPDLLNRDELLFMMLIPYMAGLDTVVSVFSLCLYELYRRPEILARVQAEAHPLVEAGLPAARLRELKVLHAVVLEVMRLHPIANNLPHTAKQDFEIQGFPIKKGEKLLMALFAAQRNPELFAEPDRFDIDRFLEPRHEHKQKGAFQPYGAGAHTCLGAGMAEALLATMLATTVTHGRFELFPKDFKMKPFHSANLSPDARLTLRRLE; encoded by the coding sequence ATGACCACCAAAACCCTGCCCGTCGCTCCCGGTCTTCCCCTCCTCGGCAGCCTCATCCCGATGGTGCGCGACACCGAAACCTTTCTGGCCCGCCAGTACCGCCGTCTGGGGCCATGTTACCGGGTGAAGATTTTGGGCCAGTCGCTGATCGTGGTGGGCGGCCCCACTGCCGCCGAGACGATGACCAACAATACCGGCGAGATGGACGCTTGGGACACCTGGGAAGGCATGATCCGCGAATTTGGTGGCAGGCAAGTCCTGACCATGCTGGAGGGGGCCGACCACCTCAAGTACCGGGCAGCGGCCAGAAACGGCTTTGCCAAGAGCAGAGTGCTGGAACAACTGCCACTGATCATGGAGCTGACCCACCAAGCGCTCGACCAGACTCGGGTCAGTGGGCACCTCAAAGTCGTTCCGTTCGCGCAGCGGCTGGTCGCCGACTGCATCGGCACCCTGACGCTGGGACGCCGCCCCGGCCCCCACCTAAACGATTTCATCACCTACTGGCACGCCCAACTGGCGGTGCATATTGTCGGCTCGGCCCGGCCCTCGTCCCTGCGCCGCCCCGCTTATTTGAAGGCCCAGCAGAGCGCCCGCGCCATCGCGCAAGACATTCTCGATCAAGCGGATACGCCGGAGGGTTTGCCCGCTCTGTCATCAACCTACGTCGCCGATCTGCGCGGCCTGATGACCGAGCGCCCCGATTTGCTCAACCGCGACGAACTGCTGTTTATGATGCTGATTCCTTATATGGCCGGTCTGGACACGGTGGTCAGCGTTTTTTCGCTGTGCCTCTATGAACTGTACCGCCGACCCGAGATCTTGGCACGGGTCCAGGCCGAGGCGCATCCACTCGTCGAAGCTGGGCTGCCTGCCGCCCGACTGCGCGAACTGAAGGTGCTGCACGCGGTGGTGCTGGAAGTGATGCGGCTTCATCCCATCGCCAACAATCTGCCGCACACCGCCAAACAGGATTTCGAGATTCAGGGCTTCCCCATCAAGAAAGGCGAGAAACTGCTGATGGCCCTCTTCGCCGCCCAGCGCAACCCGGAACTCTTTGCCGAGCCAGACCGCTTCGACATTGACCGCTTTTTGGAACCGCGCCACGAGCATAAACAAAAAGGAGCCTTCCAGCCTTACGGTGCCGGAGCGCACACCTGTTTGGGCGCGGGCATGGCCGAGGCGCTTCTGGCGACCATGCTGGCAACCACGGTCACGCATGGCCGCTTCGAGCTGTTCCCTAAGGACTTCAAAATGAAGCCGTTTCACTCAGCCAACCTCTCGCCCGACGCCCGCTTGACCCTGAGACGGCTTGAGTAA
- a CDS encoding uridine diphosphate-N-acetylglucosamine-binding protein YvcK produces the protein MTSKTNTFNSPQSARWGRALSNFKSANHMRRAKRWLTPGMGIKRWFALFAACTFIGALGFLHFTWTGPLHFVATRWILWLNNFTEPEVLPLWVVGSVVMALSLAGAFTAITMLNRSLLRSVGTDPGEAVNVIYSRTTLARGPRVVAVGGGTGLSNVLSGLKAYSSNLTAVVTVSDDGGSSGRLREALDMIAPGDLTDCYAALSDSPVLARLLLHRFARGEGIEGHTFGNLLLATLSEEQGGLGGAMQEIHEVLNVRGAVYPATTQPATLIARLKNGQEVRGESHLADWGGGDGSAVSAGAVGIEEVRLEPPNLPTLSAVTQAIEGAELIVLGPGSLFTSIIPALLVPGIQAAICASSAPLVYVASIMTEPGETDDLTLDDHLRMIERHLGRFPDLVVVNNEAVPSTVQARYRETGAVLIAPHSQDPRIRSSLRHSPMLLSGHAHHDPHKLALVLVGLLSNGHSRWHSFQSRSKQG, from the coding sequence TTGACCTCAAAGACCAATACCTTTAATTCGCCCCAATCTGCCCGCTGGGGCCGGGCGCTGAGCAACTTCAAGTCGGCCAACCACATGCGCCGCGCCAAGCGCTGGCTGACGCCGGGCATGGGCATCAAGCGTTGGTTTGCGCTGTTCGCCGCCTGCACCTTCATTGGCGCGTTGGGCTTTTTGCACTTCACTTGGACAGGGCCGCTGCATTTCGTGGCGACCCGCTGGATTTTGTGGCTCAATAATTTTACTGAGCCCGAAGTGCTGCCGCTGTGGGTCGTCGGCAGCGTGGTGATGGCGCTTTCACTGGCCGGCGCATTCACCGCCATTACCATGCTCAACCGCTCGCTGCTTCGCTCAGTGGGCACTGATCCCGGCGAAGCGGTCAACGTGATCTACTCGCGCACCACGCTGGCACGCGGCCCCAGAGTGGTGGCGGTGGGCGGCGGCACTGGCCTGTCCAACGTGTTGTCGGGGCTCAAGGCCTACTCGTCTAACCTCACGGCGGTGGTCACGGTTTCCGATGACGGCGGCAGCAGCGGCCGGTTGCGCGAGGCGCTGGATATGATCGCTCCCGGCGATTTGACCGACTGCTACGCTGCGCTCTCCGATAGCCCGGTGCTCGCCCGGTTGCTGCTGCACCGCTTTGCGCGGGGAGAAGGCATCGAAGGCCACACCTTCGGCAATTTGCTGCTGGCGACCTTGTCCGAGGAGCAGGGCGGGCTGGGCGGCGCGATGCAAGAAATCCACGAAGTGCTCAATGTGCGCGGCGCAGTGTATCCGGCGACCACTCAGCCCGCCACGCTGATCGCCCGCCTCAAAAACGGTCAGGAAGTGCGCGGTGAAAGTCATCTGGCCGACTGGGGTGGGGGAGACGGCAGTGCCGTCAGCGCGGGGGCGGTGGGCATCGAGGAAGTGCGCCTCGAGCCGCCGAACTTGCCGACCCTCAGCGCCGTCACGCAGGCGATTGAGGGCGCTGAGCTGATCGTGTTGGGGCCGGGGAGTTTGTTTACTTCCATCATTCCGGCGTTGCTGGTGCCGGGCATTCAAGCGGCCATCTGCGCTTCATCTGCGCCGCTGGTGTACGTGGCCAGCATCATGACCGAACCCGGTGAAACCGATGACCTGACCTTAGATGATCACCTGCGGATGATCGAGCGTCATCTGGGCCGCTTTCCCGATTTGGTGGTGGTCAACAACGAAGCGGTGCCCAGCACCGTGCAGGCCCGTTACCGCGAAACTGGAGCCGTCTTGATAGCGCCGCACAGCCAAGACCCCCGCATCAGGTCAAGTCTGCGCCACAGCCCGATGCTGCTTTCTGGTCACGCCCATCACGATCCGCACAAGCTGGCGCTGGTGTTGGTGGGCCTCCTCAGCAACGGACATTCCCGTTGGCACAGCTTTCAATCGAGGAGTAAGCAGGGGTGA